The following proteins are encoded in a genomic region of Nocardioides renjunii:
- a CDS encoding 4a-hydroxytetrahydrobiopterin dehydratase: MDMDMIRSAQIAEAGLTDWRKLAQGLHARYVVDDFAGAVRLVAAVGKAGDAVGHHPRVVIGRGHVDLELVTPDAIYRDDDGTEYVVEWPTQQDVDLARRISEVAADQGLAADPAAVSEIELGLDTAQSATIAPVWAALLTGDGDSVGRGSPGDEVRDATVRVPNLWFDDGASDSSEGQRFHLEVYVAAEAREQRIAAAVAAGGTVVDDSDAPGMTVIADQDGNRGVICVDVAAVG, from the coding sequence ATGGACATGGACATGATCAGGAGCGCGCAGATCGCCGAGGCCGGGCTGACCGACTGGCGCAAGCTGGCCCAGGGCCTGCACGCCCGCTACGTCGTGGACGACTTCGCCGGGGCCGTGCGTCTCGTCGCCGCCGTCGGCAAGGCGGGCGACGCGGTCGGCCACCACCCGCGCGTCGTGATCGGTCGCGGGCACGTCGACCTCGAGCTGGTCACGCCCGACGCGATCTACCGCGACGACGACGGCACGGAGTACGTCGTCGAGTGGCCGACGCAGCAGGACGTCGACCTCGCGCGCCGGATTTCCGAGGTCGCCGCCGACCAGGGTCTCGCCGCCGACCCGGCCGCCGTGAGCGAGATCGAGCTCGGGCTCGACACCGCGCAGTCCGCGACCATCGCGCCGGTCTGGGCGGCGCTGCTGACCGGCGACGGTGACTCCGTGGGTCGCGGGTCGCCCGGCGACGAGGTCCGCGACGCGACGGTGCGGGTGCCGAACCTGTGGTTCGACGACGGCGCGTCCGACTCGTCCGAGGGTCAGCGGTTCCACCTCGAGGTCTACGTCGCGGCCGAGGCGCGCGAGCAGCGGATCGCTGCCGCGGTCGCCGCGGGCGGGACCGTCGTGGACGACAGCGACGCGCCCGGGATGACGGTCA
- a CDS encoding precorrin-8X methylmutase, with the protein MSLPARPPRRYDYVDDGAAIYDESFATIRREASFDHLPADAERVAVRMVHGTGQTDLTRDLVVHPRLVAAARTALEAGAPIITDAHMVASGVTRARLPRDNDVLCALRDPEVPALARTMSTTRSAAALSLLADRLDGAVVAIGNAPTALFHLLEMLLDGAPRPAAIVGVPVGFIGAAESKQALEEAPIDVPFLTVRGRRGGSAMAASALNALAQERE; encoded by the coding sequence ATGAGCCTTCCCGCGCGCCCGCCGCGCCGCTACGACTACGTCGACGACGGCGCCGCGATCTACGACGAGTCGTTCGCGACGATCCGCCGGGAGGCGTCGTTCGACCACCTGCCCGCCGACGCCGAGCGCGTCGCCGTCCGCATGGTCCACGGCACCGGCCAGACCGACCTCACCCGCGACCTCGTCGTCCACCCGCGGCTCGTTGCGGCAGCGCGTACGGCGCTCGAGGCCGGCGCGCCGATCATCACCGACGCCCACATGGTCGCGAGCGGCGTCACCCGCGCCCGCCTTCCCCGCGACAACGACGTCCTCTGCGCGCTGCGCGACCCGGAGGTCCCGGCGCTGGCGCGGACGATGAGCACCACCCGCTCCGCCGCCGCGCTGTCCCTCCTCGCGGACCGCCTCGACGGCGCGGTCGTCGCGATCGGCAACGCCCCCACCGCGCTCTTCCACCTCCTCGAGATGCTGCTCGACGGGGCGCCGCGACCGGCCGCCATCGTCGGCGTACCCGTCGGCTTCATCGGCGCGGCCGAGTCCAAGCAGGCGCTCGAGGAGGCCCCGATCGACGTCCCCTTCCTCACCGTCCGCGGCCGCCGCGGCGGCTCGGCGATGGCCGCCTCCGCCCTCAACGCGCTGGCCCAGGAGCGGGAGTGA
- a CDS encoding precorrin-2 C(20)-methyltransferase has protein sequence MTGRLHGRLYGVGLGPGDPELITLKAARLIGSADVIAFHAGVGKTSNARTIAADLIPDTAVEEELRYPVTTGPTAHPGGYAGAMAEFYEQCAARLGAHLEAGRTVVVLAEGDPLFYGSFMYLHDRLSPRFETEVVPGVPAFAAATAVLASPLVRQTDVLTVLPGTLPVPELARRLADTDGAIIMKLGRTFPGVVDALRQAGRLQHALYVERASMPAERWMPVVDVDPASVPYFSLIVVPGDSVAEDPHGRRASSGSSLAGRAAREDPLAGRVGREERAGVSRPDPCLAGRVAREERAGVSRPTTLRVIGLGPGPDTWVTPEAAEALSNVDHVVGYAPYVHRVPQREGLTRHASGNTVEVDRARLALDLAQRGERVAVVSGGDAGVFGMASAVFEAAADYPDVPVEVLPGVSAVQAVAAKAGAPIGADFAVVSLSDRLKPWPVIERRLRAIAEADLVLAVYNPASRSRTTQVADLQKLFLEHRSPDTVVVVGRDVGRDEESLTVTTLAELDADTVDMKCLLIVGASSTTVTAAGQVWTPRFVE, from the coding sequence GTGACCGGGCGGCTGCACGGCCGGCTCTACGGCGTCGGCCTCGGCCCCGGTGACCCCGAGCTGATCACCCTCAAGGCAGCGCGCCTCATCGGGTCCGCCGACGTGATCGCCTTCCACGCCGGCGTCGGCAAGACCTCCAACGCGCGCACGATCGCCGCCGACCTCATCCCGGACACCGCGGTCGAGGAGGAGCTCCGCTACCCCGTCACGACCGGCCCGACCGCGCACCCGGGCGGGTACGCCGGCGCCATGGCTGAGTTCTACGAGCAGTGCGCCGCGCGGCTGGGCGCCCACCTCGAGGCCGGGCGGACCGTCGTCGTGCTGGCCGAGGGCGACCCCCTGTTCTACGGCTCCTTCATGTACCTCCACGACCGCCTCTCCCCGCGCTTCGAGACCGAGGTCGTCCCCGGCGTACCTGCCTTCGCCGCCGCGACCGCCGTCCTCGCCTCGCCGCTGGTGCGCCAGACCGACGTCCTCACCGTGCTGCCCGGCACCCTCCCGGTCCCCGAGCTGGCCCGCCGCCTCGCCGACACCGACGGCGCGATCATCATGAAGCTCGGCCGCACCTTCCCCGGCGTCGTCGACGCGCTGCGCCAGGCCGGCCGCCTCCAGCACGCGCTGTACGTCGAGCGCGCCTCGATGCCCGCCGAGCGCTGGATGCCCGTGGTCGACGTCGACCCCGCGTCGGTGCCGTACTTCTCGCTGATCGTCGTCCCGGGCGACAGCGTGGCGGAGGACCCCCACGGCCGAAGGGCCTCGTCGGGCTCCTCCCTCGCTGGTCGAGCAGCCCGCGAGGACCCCCTCGCTGGTCGAGTAGGCCGCGAGGAACGAGCGGGCGTATCGAGACCCGACCCCTGCCTCGCTGGTCGAGTAGCCCGCGAGGAACGAGCGGGCGTATCGAGACCCACCACCCTCCGCGTCATCGGCCTCGGCCCCGGCCCGGACACGTGGGTCACCCCCGAGGCCGCCGAGGCGCTCAGCAACGTCGACCACGTGGTCGGCTATGCCCCCTACGTCCACCGCGTCCCGCAGCGCGAGGGCCTCACCCGCCACGCCTCCGGCAACACCGTCGAGGTCGACCGCGCCCGCCTCGCCCTCGACCTCGCCCAGCGCGGCGAGCGCGTGGCCGTTGTCTCGGGCGGCGACGCCGGAGTCTTCGGGATGGCGAGTGCCGTGTTCGAGGCAGCGGCCGACTACCCCGACGTACCCGTCGAGGTCCTCCCCGGCGTCAGCGCCGTCCAGGCCGTCGCGGCCAAGGCCGGGGCCCCGATCGGCGCGGACTTCGCGGTCGTGTCGCTGAGCGACCGGCTCAAGCCGTGGCCGGTGATCGAGAGGCGCCTGCGCGCGATCGCCGAGGCCGACCTGGTGCTCGCGGTCTACAACCCCGCCTCGCGCAGCCGCACCACCCAGGTCGCCGACCTGCAGAAGCTGTTCCTCGAGCACCGCAGCCCCGACACGGTCGTGGTGGTCGGCCGCGACGTCGGCCGCGACGAGGAGTCGCTGACCGTGACCACCCTCGCCGAGCTCGACGCCGACACGGTCGACATGAAGTGCCTGCTCATCGTCGGCGCCTCATCGACCACCGTGACCGCCGCCGGCCAGGTCTGGACGCCGAGGTTCGTGGAGTGA
- a CDS encoding cobalt-precorrin-4/precorrin-4 C(11)-methyltransferase: protein MTVHFVGAGPGAADLITLRAASLLAAADVVLYPGTYLDTEVLSHCPDARQVDTQRLDLDQITAVMVSANAEGLEVVRLTSGDPSLYSALSEQTARLDAAGVAWDVCPGVPAYAAAAAAVGRELTVPLVAQSVVLTRTQARSTAMPSTESLAAFAATRATLVLHLAITRTRELAASLVDEYGADCPAVVVHRASQPDELVLRATLADIADQVEEAGLKHAAVVLVGWALARDGAESWLYQPDRPREPTAG from the coding sequence GTGACCGTCCACTTCGTCGGAGCCGGACCGGGTGCGGCCGACCTCATCACACTGCGCGCGGCGTCCCTGCTCGCTGCAGCCGACGTCGTGCTCTACCCGGGGACCTACCTCGACACCGAGGTCCTTTCCCACTGCCCCGACGCCCGCCAGGTCGACACCCAGCGCCTCGACCTCGACCAGATCACCGCCGTCATGGTGTCCGCGAACGCCGAGGGGCTCGAGGTCGTCCGCCTCACCTCCGGCGACCCGTCCCTCTACTCCGCCCTCTCCGAGCAGACCGCGCGCCTCGACGCGGCGGGCGTCGCATGGGACGTGTGCCCAGGAGTCCCGGCATACGCCGCCGCTGCCGCCGCCGTCGGCCGCGAGCTCACGGTCCCGCTGGTCGCGCAGTCGGTGGTCCTGACCCGTACGCAAGCCCGGTCGACCGCGATGCCTTCGACCGAGTCACTGGCCGCCTTCGCCGCGACCCGCGCGACGCTCGTCCTCCACCTCGCCATCACCCGCACCCGCGAGCTCGCGGCGTCGCTGGTCGACGAGTACGGCGCCGACTGCCCCGCCGTCGTCGTCCACCGCGCTTCACAGCCGGACGAGCTGGTCCTCCGCGCCACGCTCGCCGACATCGCCGACCAGGTCGAGGAGGCGGGGCTCAAGCACGCAGCGGTGGTCCTCGTCGGCTGGGCGCTCGCCCGCGACGGCGCGGAGTCCTGGCTTTACCAACCTGACCGCCCTCGCGAGCCAACCGCTGGCTGA
- a CDS encoding DUF6461 domain-containing protein — MRSRGRRTAAALLVLGVLALGGCGDQDSSEGTSRVDGLNGGNDESPPEPTPTHIERAPTASPTYEPPELDRTQLDANLAALSPDDRELVDHYLHARGDDRLGEGTWIVAAPMTVEEARLRLLGPDARPATAADEGAMMNGNASAYSFLQVGDGVVAWEDTGFADPPKRLLAALSQGGAVSAVATDNIEAMTRFGYARDGEIVFDAFEYAFVDSLDEIPAEVRHLAALAWDDLEGPMVETADWSAVAQAMSEKVTGVRATAAVQDVEEWYVVPLPWGVMEDY; from the coding sequence ATGCGTTCCCGGGGACGGCGCACCGCCGCCGCACTGCTGGTCCTCGGCGTGCTTGCACTGGGCGGCTGCGGAGACCAGGACTCGTCCGAGGGCACGTCGAGAGTCGACGGGCTCAATGGCGGCAACGACGAGAGCCCGCCGGAGCCGACCCCGACGCACATCGAACGGGCTCCCACCGCGTCGCCGACGTACGAGCCTCCGGAGCTCGACCGCACCCAGCTGGACGCCAACCTCGCCGCGCTGTCGCCCGACGACCGCGAGCTCGTCGACCACTACCTGCACGCCCGGGGCGACGACCGTCTCGGCGAGGGCACGTGGATCGTCGCGGCGCCGATGACCGTGGAGGAGGCCCGGCTTCGCCTGCTCGGTCCCGACGCACGACCAGCGACCGCCGCCGACGAGGGCGCCATGATGAACGGCAACGCGTCGGCGTACTCCTTCCTCCAGGTGGGCGACGGCGTGGTGGCCTGGGAGGACACCGGCTTCGCGGACCCGCCCAAGCGCCTCCTCGCGGCGCTGTCGCAGGGCGGCGCGGTCAGCGCCGTCGCGACGGACAACATCGAGGCGATGACCCGCTTCGGCTACGCCCGCGACGGCGAGATCGTCTTCGACGCCTTCGAGTACGCCTTCGTCGACAGCCTCGACGAGATCCCGGCCGAGGTGCGCCACCTCGCTGCCCTCGCGTGGGACGACCTCGAAGGCCCCATGGTCGAGACGGCCGACTGGTCCGCAGTCGCCCAGGCGATGAGCGAGAAAGTCACCGGCGTCCGCGCGACGGCAGCCGTCCAGGACGTCGAGGAGTGGTACGTCGTGCCGCTGCCGTGGGGCGTGATGGAGGACTACTGA
- a CDS encoding sensor histidine kinase — protein MTPVLAATAFLGVVTTASGWFIRQSGRSRWSAACLVLGGVTLLLGCAAVVLDLDGVPSPVLRLAGCLLLPLAVLAYPRLSWREPVAFVLLVVVVGAGALSVAWEDSFELMGFVLVGALLVHVWWALEQGDVEYRRALTWSSLAWISAGIAAPFAGFLSESAGVMTFPDLGAAFVAVMALGPVAMVVGVVRPEVVDVRGLVTRAVVAATVVVAYVAVAVGLTSAVEAARGRPLEATPTIVLCAVLAFGVRPLQVLLRGVVDQLLFGDRPDPLAAATSLADRIGDDPALALDAVREALVLPYASIRAGGEVLASSGTAVTHTRVLPLRLGDDEVGEVVVGLRAGDFGLSAADEDVLRIVAPLLAQTLRARQMSRDLQKSREAVVAAVEEERRRLRRDLHDGLGPTLSGVAFATDAARNQVRSDPDKADALLVHLRADTAEAITEIRRLVEGLRPPALDELGLEGAIRQHAATLHSAAGTPLPVTVRVPEPLPALSAATEVAAYRIVVEALTNVVRHSAASHADVSLHVEDHSLVLAVRDDGGSANGWTPGVGITSMRERSLQVGGTLTAYATRDGGLVEASIPLGPSE, from the coding sequence ATGACGCCCGTCCTCGCGGCCACGGCCTTCCTCGGCGTGGTGACGACGGCGTCGGGCTGGTTCATCCGGCAGAGTGGCCGGTCTCGGTGGTCTGCCGCCTGCCTGGTGCTCGGTGGCGTCACGCTGCTCCTCGGGTGCGCGGCCGTCGTGCTCGACCTGGACGGCGTCCCCTCGCCGGTCCTCCGGCTGGCCGGCTGCCTGCTGCTGCCGCTCGCCGTGCTGGCGTACCCCCGCCTCTCCTGGCGCGAGCCCGTCGCCTTCGTCCTGCTCGTGGTCGTCGTCGGCGCCGGCGCGCTGAGCGTGGCGTGGGAGGACTCGTTCGAGCTGATGGGGTTCGTCCTCGTCGGTGCACTGCTGGTCCACGTGTGGTGGGCGCTCGAGCAGGGTGACGTCGAGTACCGCCGCGCACTGACCTGGAGCTCGTTGGCGTGGATCAGTGCCGGGATCGCTGCGCCGTTCGCAGGCTTCCTCAGCGAGTCGGCGGGAGTCATGACCTTTCCCGACCTCGGCGCGGCCTTCGTCGCCGTCATGGCCCTCGGCCCGGTGGCGATGGTCGTCGGTGTGGTGCGCCCCGAGGTGGTCGACGTACGCGGTCTCGTGACGCGCGCCGTCGTGGCGGCGACCGTCGTGGTGGCGTACGTCGCCGTCGCGGTCGGGCTCACCTCTGCGGTCGAGGCGGCCCGGGGTCGCCCGCTGGAGGCCACGCCCACGATCGTGCTCTGCGCGGTGCTCGCCTTCGGGGTGCGCCCGCTGCAGGTGCTGCTGCGCGGCGTCGTCGACCAGCTGCTGTTCGGCGACCGACCCGACCCGCTGGCGGCCGCGACGTCGCTGGCGGACCGCATCGGTGACGACCCGGCGCTCGCGCTGGACGCCGTGCGCGAGGCGCTCGTGCTGCCCTACGCGAGCATCCGTGCCGGCGGGGAGGTGCTGGCGTCGTCGGGGACAGCGGTCACGCACACGCGGGTGCTGCCGTTGCGGCTCGGCGACGACGAGGTGGGCGAGGTCGTCGTCGGCCTGCGGGCCGGCGACTTCGGGCTGTCGGCCGCGGACGAGGACGTGCTGCGGATCGTCGCGCCCCTGCTGGCGCAGACCCTGCGTGCGCGGCAGATGAGCCGGGACCTGCAGAAGTCGCGCGAGGCCGTCGTGGCCGCCGTCGAGGAGGAACGCCGCCGGCTGCGGCGCGACCTGCACGACGGCCTCGGGCCGACGCTCAGCGGCGTGGCCTTCGCGACCGATGCCGCGCGCAACCAGGTGCGGTCCGACCCCGACAAGGCCGACGCGCTGCTCGTGCATCTCCGCGCCGACACCGCCGAGGCGATCACCGAGATCCGGCGACTGGTCGAGGGCCTGCGACCGCCGGCGCTCGACGAGCTTGGCCTCGAAGGGGCGATCCGGCAGCACGCGGCGACCCTGCACTCGGCCGCCGGCACGCCGCTGCCAGTGACGGTCCGGGTGCCCGAGCCGTTGCCCGCACTGAGCGCGGCCACCGAGGTGGCGGCGTACCGCATCGTCGTCGAGGCGCTGACGAACGTCGTACGCCACTCGGCCGCCTCGCACGCCGACGTGTCGCTCCACGTCGAGGACCATTCGCTCGTCCTGGCGGTGCGCGACGACGGCGGGTCTGCGAACGGCTGGACCCCGGGCGTCGGGATCACGTCAATGCGTGAGCGGTCGCTGCAGGTCGGCGGGACGCTGACGGCGTACGCCACGCGCGACGGCGGTCTGGTCGAGGCGTCGATCCCGCTGGGGCCGTCGGAGTGA
- a CDS encoding response regulator transcription factor, translating into MSPIRVVLVDDHPVVLGGLRALLESLPDFEVVGTATDGEAGVREVVLTKPDVVLMDIRMPGIDGLDATRRIRERASGVPVLVLTMFDDDDTVFGAMRAGAQGYLLKGADQAEIDRAIRAVVAGEAIFSPGVAQRVLGYFAVPPPVAEPFPELTAREREVLDLMAAGERNQAIADRLFLSPKTVANHISSIFVKLAVADRSAAIVRARREGLGGS; encoded by the coding sequence ATGAGCCCGATCCGCGTCGTCCTGGTCGACGACCACCCGGTCGTCCTCGGCGGGTTGCGAGCGCTGCTGGAGTCGCTGCCGGACTTCGAGGTGGTCGGGACGGCGACGGACGGCGAGGCGGGCGTGCGCGAGGTCGTGCTGACCAAGCCGGACGTCGTGCTGATGGACATCCGGATGCCGGGGATCGACGGGCTGGATGCCACCCGCCGGATCCGGGAGCGCGCGAGCGGCGTACCGGTCCTCGTGCTCACCATGTTCGACGACGACGACACGGTGTTCGGGGCGATGCGCGCGGGCGCCCAGGGCTACCTGCTCAAGGGGGCTGACCAGGCGGAGATCGATCGGGCGATCCGGGCCGTCGTCGCAGGGGAGGCGATCTTCAGCCCGGGCGTCGCCCAGCGGGTGCTCGGCTACTTCGCCGTACCACCGCCGGTGGCCGAGCCGTTCCCCGAGCTCACCGCTCGCGAGCGCGAGGTCCTCGACCTGATGGCCGCGGGCGAGCGCAACCAGGCCATCGCGGACCGGCTCTTCCTCTCACCGAAGACCGTCGCCAACCACATCTCCTCGATCTTCGTGAAGCTCGCCGTCGCCGACCGGTCCGCCGCCATCGTGCGTGCGCGGCGCGAGGGGCTCGGCGGGTCATGA
- a CDS encoding GIY-YIG nuclease family protein, with amino-acid sequence MASDSPLAHALIDLAGVRHTHADAGELVPKAAGLYAFYGDDQAWSDLDLSPAFDDQPLYVGKAESSLNGRDVSTHFATGKTGSSTVRRSLAALLRTQFDLVAVPRNLVRPDGSANYSLEPAGDERLSRWMGERLLLATWVKPQHVLLDEVETAALLRLRPPLNLDKVGEPRERLRQARRAMAAESRKWTVGWEASSPRPKEQP; translated from the coding sequence ATGGCCTCGGACTCCCCGCTCGCGCACGCGCTGATCGACCTCGCTGGAGTGAGGCACACCCACGCTGACGCTGGCGAACTGGTTCCGAAGGCGGCTGGTCTCTACGCCTTCTACGGCGACGACCAGGCGTGGTCAGACCTCGACTTGTCTCCCGCGTTCGACGATCAACCGCTCTACGTCGGCAAGGCCGAGAGCAGTCTGAACGGCCGTGACGTCAGTACTCACTTCGCGACCGGCAAGACTGGCTCTTCGACCGTGCGCCGCAGTCTTGCCGCGCTATTGAGGACCCAGTTCGACCTAGTGGCGGTGCCGCGGAACTTGGTGCGACCTGACGGCAGCGCAAACTACTCGCTTGAGCCCGCGGGCGACGAACGACTGAGCCGATGGATGGGGGAACGCCTGCTATTGGCGACCTGGGTCAAGCCGCAACATGTCCTGCTTGATGAGGTCGAAACCGCGGCACTCCTGCGGCTCCGGCCGCCCCTTAATCTCGACAAGGTCGGTGAGCCGCGCGAGCGGCTGCGCCAGGCCCGACGCGCCATGGCGGCCGAATCGAGGAAGTGGACCGTCGGTTGGGAGGCGAGTTCGCCGCGGCCGAAAGAGCAGCCGTAG
- a CDS encoding DUF2511 domain-containing protein, producing MMTRRPSGRRPTRHSVVVLAASLLLVGSTACTPDEGQTEPRSVNVSRDSMGKEWPLDVQRGALRCVGASEVVFTAPNGLEYAVNGSAMSTRKYVNIRKIWSDSTALGGTKKDIGPLIDLGLSLCPR from the coding sequence ATGATGACCCGACGCCCCAGCGGTCGACGTCCCACGCGCCATAGCGTCGTGGTACTTGCGGCCAGTCTCCTGCTTGTGGGATCGACCGCATGCACACCAGACGAGGGTCAGACCGAACCTCGGAGCGTTAACGTCTCTCGCGACAGCATGGGTAAAGAGTGGCCGCTCGACGTACAGAGGGGCGCGCTCCGATGCGTGGGCGCTAGCGAAGTTGTCTTCACTGCGCCAAACGGGCTCGAGTACGCCGTTAATGGCAGCGCCATGTCGACACGGAAATACGTCAACATTCGCAAGATCTGGTCTGACAGCACGGCTCTGGGCGGAACGAAGAAGGACATCGGCCCGCTGATCGACCTTGGCCTCTCCTTATGTCCCCGGTGA
- a CDS encoding ATP-binding protein yields the protein MPIEAFFLRIIGPDGAGGLTCEGRDGSKFPVPDYVDEPFSPGDVVRVSGEDWVVVDPNNWVENRTVGVVRAMTSTAIVVDTGTAQVAATNSRGASLSVGNTVVLDARADVVEVASPTPLERLPIHIDRSDDEFDPDSFLQPPRAERLRWSDFGGFPDIVEQAKEIVQVHLKRRKTYASLGVTPLRGVIFEGPPGTGKTYLARIMAAKADAALFVVSASELGGRLVGESEGRLQALYDRAASHPIAIVFIDELDGITHHRGAENAGHADRLVSTFLVNMDGFRAKNNILTIGTTNRIGDIDHALRRPGRFGSEVTFRRPDRSDRLAVLQASSRSRKTTGPLSHELLADVTDGWSAAELEDIWTAAATLTVKARRTRIGDDFYVMGYERVKQRRSEKRGMS from the coding sequence GTGCCGATCGAGGCGTTCTTCTTGCGCATCATTGGGCCAGACGGGGCGGGTGGTCTCACCTGCGAAGGGCGCGATGGGTCGAAATTTCCAGTTCCGGATTACGTAGACGAGCCGTTCAGCCCAGGCGACGTGGTCAGGGTAAGCGGCGAGGACTGGGTCGTTGTGGACCCAAACAATTGGGTCGAGAATCGTACGGTTGGAGTCGTCCGAGCGATGACATCCACTGCAATAGTGGTCGACACGGGCACAGCGCAGGTCGCAGCAACGAACTCGCGCGGTGCATCACTATCTGTTGGTAACACCGTGGTCTTGGATGCCAGGGCAGATGTTGTGGAGGTAGCTTCACCGACGCCACTGGAGAGATTGCCGATCCATATTGACCGTTCGGACGACGAGTTCGATCCGGACTCGTTCCTTCAACCGCCGCGCGCTGAGCGGTTGCGGTGGAGCGACTTCGGCGGATTTCCAGACATCGTTGAGCAAGCGAAAGAAATTGTACAGGTACACCTAAAGCGCCGTAAAACGTACGCCAGCCTTGGCGTTACTCCGTTGAGGGGGGTCATCTTCGAAGGCCCTCCGGGCACGGGAAAAACGTACTTAGCGAGGATTATGGCGGCGAAGGCTGATGCGGCCCTCTTCGTAGTTAGTGCATCCGAACTGGGCGGCCGGTTGGTTGGCGAAAGCGAAGGCCGGTTGCAAGCGCTCTACGACCGAGCCGCTTCCCATCCGATCGCAATCGTTTTCATCGACGAGCTTGATGGCATAACGCACCACAGAGGCGCCGAGAATGCTGGCCATGCCGACAGGCTTGTAAGCACCTTCCTAGTGAACATGGACGGATTCAGGGCAAAGAACAACATATTAACGATTGGCACAACGAATCGAATCGGGGACATAGACCACGCATTACGCAGGCCTGGCCGGTTCGGCTCTGAGGTCACGTTCCGGCGGCCCGACCGCTCTGACCGCCTAGCCGTACTTCAGGCTAGTTCTCGGAGCCGCAAGACGACTGGACCGTTGTCGCACGAGTTGCTCGCAGACGTGACCGACGGATGGTCGGCGGCAGAATTAGAGGACATCTGGACGGCCGCAGCAACGCTGACGGTGAAAGCGCGTAGAACCCGAATTGGTGACGACTTCTACGTTATGGGCTACGAGCGCGTCAAGCAGCGACGTAGCGAAAAGCGAGGCATGTCTTGA
- a CDS encoding DUF6414 family protein — protein MRFRARLGAIRGLRLFTGSTSELRQFVYLDEVALRSLMAARYGAEDVKVIESLTRAREYGGSARADLNVPAVSGVRGEGRFKSTTSRARQVERQTTVQSMFKEFLDREVSSNAITWDATAGATPGPEPFHLRRGELIQVRVELAADPTYRISAFIAEYSEMMRSLSDDGLSPMDEVTQLSGLLERLMVGQIPIRARVFGYDSLTAATSEPLHGAHDDTAGPLYLVATTELDQYWTDTRRVLFGEQSYTVLARVVEDGPTENWSPIKLFDMVRGILPDLQDKFTELQAVFEDTPMAASHPPAELPALETALTHYATELGLPVREEAVREQIRLVAADAVEHVPSATHVNGSFDSIDGLAVRLGYDRPRGLEALELRSAARRQSALNARGEVPPSV, from the coding sequence GTGCGTTTCAGGGCGCGGCTGGGAGCAATCCGCGGCCTTCGACTATTCACAGGGTCCACCAGCGAACTTCGCCAGTTTGTCTATCTTGATGAGGTAGCGCTTCGCAGCTTGATGGCCGCGAGATACGGCGCCGAGGACGTGAAGGTGATTGAGTCGCTTACCCGCGCGCGCGAATACGGGGGGTCAGCGCGAGCAGACTTGAACGTGCCAGCAGTCAGCGGCGTGCGAGGAGAAGGCCGCTTCAAGTCCACTACTAGTCGCGCTCGCCAGGTCGAGCGACAGACAACCGTTCAGTCGATGTTCAAGGAATTTCTCGATCGCGAAGTCAGCAGTAATGCGATCACCTGGGATGCTACAGCGGGGGCCACCCCAGGGCCCGAGCCTTTCCACTTGCGCAGGGGCGAATTGATTCAGGTTCGGGTCGAACTAGCCGCTGACCCTACGTACAGAATCAGTGCGTTCATCGCAGAGTACTCTGAGATGATGAGGAGTCTGTCAGATGACGGTCTCAGCCCGATGGACGAAGTCACGCAACTTAGCGGCCTCCTCGAGCGACTCATGGTCGGACAGATTCCGATACGGGCGCGAGTATTCGGATACGACTCCTTGACGGCTGCAACTAGTGAGCCGTTGCATGGTGCCCACGACGACACGGCAGGACCGCTATACCTGGTGGCAACAACCGAGCTTGACCAGTACTGGACTGACACGCGAAGAGTGCTGTTCGGCGAACAGTCTTACACCGTTCTTGCTCGCGTAGTAGAAGACGGTCCTACGGAAAACTGGTCGCCGATCAAACTTTTCGACATGGTGCGAGGGATCCTGCCGGACCTGCAGGACAAGTTTACTGAGCTTCAGGCGGTGTTCGAAGACACCCCGATGGCCGCGAGCCATCCTCCCGCCGAGTTACCCGCGCTAGAGACGGCGCTTACCCACTACGCAACGGAACTGGGATTGCCGGTGCGCGAGGAAGCGGTCCGGGAGCAGATCCGACTCGTGGCAGCGGACGCAGTCGAGCACGTTCCGAGCGCGACACATGTCAATGGCAGTTTCGACAGCATCGACGGCCTCGCCGTCCGCCTCGGATATGACCGTCCACGCGGATTGGAAGCTCTTGAGCTTAGAAGCGCGGCACGCCGGCAGAGCGCCTTGAATGCTCGAGGGGAGGTACCGCCCAGCGTCTAA